GACGTAGTGAGGTACTCACGCATCAACGTGCGCTCGCGTGCCGACATGAGCGTCTCGATCTCATGCTCGATGCGCGAGGTGACGTTCTCCAGCATGAGGAGGGTGGCGGACGGCTCGAGCTGCCCGACACGGGCCGCCGGCAACGTCAGGCCGATGACACCGCGCACCCGGTTATGGAAGGGGTCTCGGATGAGGGAGGCGAAGCACCAGTTACCGCGCATGTCGTCGCGGAAGTGCTCCTCGGGGGAGAGCCACACGGCTCGTCCCTCCTCGAGGGCCACCCCCTCGCCATTGCTACCGCAGCTGGCCTCCAGCAACGAGTAGCCCGGCGGGAAGTCGGAGTCGTCGCGCAGGAAGGGAGCCTTGACGAGGGCACCGTTGGGCGAGGTCAGGCTGACGTAGCCGCCGATGTCACTGGCCATCTCGTCCAGCTTGCGCAGGTGTGGCGCGGCGACAGAGGTGGTCCGCTCGTCGACTCGTCCCTCTTCGATGTAACCGCGGTCGGTTTGACCGTCGACGCCCGCAGCGCGGCTGCGTCGCCAGGACCGGGCGACCACAGGACGAAGGCTGGACAAGTCGTCGGTGACACGATTCAGGAACCGGTCACGAATCTCATCCGTGTAGCGAAGCGCGGAGGGGGCACTCATCGGGCGCGTTGCGACTGACACCATGGTGACTTCCTCGTCGTCGAGCGGTACGAGGCATGAACCTAACATCCGTTAGGTGGGTCTTGTCTACTCCCTACGCCCAAAAGGTGTTAGATCACTTGGTCGTTTCCACGACGTTTCGCGCATGTGACACCGAACGGTGGGCTGACCGGCGGCTCGCATCCGCGCACCTGCCCTCGGCGACCAAGGGCGGGCGCTTCCGGACAGGCGTCATGCACCCCGCAAGCCGTGACCGCGCCCGAGCGGCAGCAGTGCGAGCCGCGGCCGCCTGGACCAGCCGCATCCGCTCTTGCCCCGATCCGTCGGACAGCTGCTAAACGGGTGCTCGAGGTGTCTGACAGGTGCCCGGCTGATGCCGCACGAGCGTCGGACACGACCATCTAGCTGGCCGACCGGGCCGATCCCGACAGCCCGGTCCTCCAGCAGCCCCGTCTTCGAGGCCTCGGCCGCCGACCCCTGGTGAGACCCGCAGCGACGGCACCCGGCGCGACGGACCTCGAAAGCACCCACCAGCCCGCTGAGGACGGACCCGGACCGTCCAGACCGCGCTTGGCGCGGAGGCGCGGAGGCGCGGAGGCGCGGAGGCGCGGAGGCGCGGAGGCGCGGAGGCGCGGAGGCAGCATGATCGGGATCGGCCGCCGCGCAGTGTGCATCGGCATCCATGTTGATCAGCTCGCAGCGGAGCCCCGGCTGGTGGCGCAGAGGTCACGCAGCCACCGCTCCCCTGCCGCGCCGTGGCTGATACCTGGGAGGTCGCCGTCGCTTCGCCCCAGGGCTAGTCATCCTGGGCTGGAAGCCGCGGTCACTCAGGTCCTCAAACGCTGCTCGTGTCGCACACCCTCGCACCCGCCGCTAGCGTCGCGACGGCAGCGTCCACTGCCTGAACCACGTCGAAGTCCCCGTCGGCGAGCCAGTGCAGTAACAGGCCTTCGCAGGTGGCGACGACCTGTAGCCCCAGCACCTCAGCCTCGGTCTGGTTCAGTCTCAAAGTCGGGTCTGCTAGAGCCCACTGCCGCGCCGAGCTGCGCAGGGTGCGCCGCCAATGCTGGAACCACCGGTGCGCCGGGTGGTCGGCAGAGCAAGCTTCAGCTTCGAGCATCAGCACAAGACGCGCCGAAGAAGGGTCAGCACACGCTCGGCGAGCCAGTTCGCTCATCGACGCACGCAGCCCTGTCGAGCCGGCGTCCACAGCAGGCAGGAGGCTCGAGCTGGCATGATCCAGCACCGCCATCATCAGCATGTCTTTGGACGGGAAGTGGTGTGTAACCCCGGTCGAGCTGAGATCGGCGGCCCTGGCTACTGCCGTCAGCGACGTCCCCCAGTACCCGTGAGCGGCGAACATCTCCTTGGCGATCAGCACGATCCTCAGTTGCCTCAGTGGCGTCTTCGCGTACGCACCCCGGCGATGCATCGACGTCCGCTCCCTTCGTAGGGCCGAGGCACCCTCAACTGGCCGCGCTGACCACCTACCTGCATACCCGTTGCCGAATGCGATGGTGACATGGTGGGCCACGTACCGCCCACGCCTTCGCAGCGCTTTGGTGCTTTTCCCAAGACGCCCCTCGCCATCCCCACGATCACAGGCCGGCGACCCAACCCGGACGAAGTCCGTGCCCGGCCGCCGGGACTGCGTCACAAGTTGACGGGTAGATCCATGATGACTCGTGGCGACGGCCCCAGGAGGGGTTCCCCGTCACCGGTACTCGCCGTCAGCTGGTCCCCGTCTCGCTGGACTCGGATGGTCAGGCTGTCACCGGCCCCCGCGGTGGGGATGTGCAGCACCGTCTCCGATGCTTCGGGCAGGTCGTAGCAGTGCAGCACCAGGCCGTCGGTGTAGTCGTAGTCGGGCCGGTCGAACCGGGCCCCGACGGGCAGCACCGTGCCGGGCCGCACCAGCAGGGGCAGGGAGTCGAACCCGTGCCGTTCGGTGCGCCAGCCCGGTCCTTCGACGACCTCGCCGGTCAGCAGGTGCTGCCAGCGCCCAGCCGGGACGTAGTACTCGACCGTGCCGTCGGCGGTGAAGACGGGCGCGACCAGCAGGGAGGGCCCCAGCATGTACTGGGTGTCCAGGTGGGCCACGGCCCGGTCGTGCGGGAACTCCAGGAACATCGGCCGCAGGACCGGTGCGCCGGTCTCGTGGGCCTCGCGGGCCAGCTGCGCCAGGTACGGCATCAACCGCATCTTCAGCCGGGTGAAGCGGCGGGCGACGTCCACGGCCTCCTCGTCGAAGGCCCACGGCACCCGGTAGGAGCTGGACCCGTGCAAGCGGCTGTGGCTGGACAGCAACCCGAAGGCCAGCCACCGCTTGAAGACCGCCGGGTCGGGGTTGCCCTCGAAACCGCCGATGTCGTGGCTCCAGAAGGCGAACCCGCTGGCGGCCAGGGACAGCCCGCCGCGCAGGGTCTCGGCCATCGCCTCGAAGGTGGAGTAGCAGTCCCCACCCCAGTGCACGGGGAACTGCTGGCCGCCGGCGGTGGCGCTGCGGGCGAAGACGACGGCCTCGCCCTCGCCGCGGTGGGTGCGCAGGGCCTCGAAGACGCAGGCGTTGTACTGCTGGGCGTAGTGGTTGTGCATCCGCTGGGGATCGGAGCCGTCGAACCAGACGACGTCGTCGACGGGGATGCGCTCACCGAAGTCGGTCTTGAAAGCGTCCACACCCATCGCCTGCAGGCGTTGCAGGTGCCCGGCGAACCAGGCGCGGGCGGCGGGGTTGGTGAAGTCGACGATGCCCATGCCGGCCTGCCACAGGTCGGTCTGCCACACGCTGCCGTCGCGGCGGCGCAGCAGGTACCCCTGGGCGGCCGCCTCGGCGAAGGCCGCGGACTGCTGGGCGATGTAGGGGTTGATCCACACGCAGACCTTCAGGTCGCGCTCGTGCAGCCGGGCCAGCATGCCCTGGGGGTCGGGGAAGGTGCGGGGGTCCCACTCGAAGTCGGTCCAGTGGAACTCGCGCATCCAGAAGCAGTCGAAGTGGAACACGCTCAGCGGCAGGTCGCGTTCGGCCATGCCCTCGATGAAGGAGGTGACGGTGGCTTCGTCGTAGTCGGTGGTGAAGGAGGTGGACAGCCACAGGCCGAAGGACCACTCCGGGATGCGCGGGGGCCGCCCGGTCAGACCGGTGTAGCGGCGCAGCACCTCCAGCGGAGTCGGGCCGGCGATGACGTGGTAGGTCAGCTCGTGACCCTCGACGCTGAACTGGGTGCGGGAGACGACCTCGGAGGCCACCTCGAAGGACACCGCGCCGGGGTCATCGACGAAGACGCCGTAACCGCGGTCGGACAGGTAGAAGGGCACGTTCTTGTATGCCTGCTCGCTGGAGGTGCCGCCGTCGGCGTTCCAGATGTCGACGCTTTGGCCGTTGCGCACGACCGGGCCGAAACGCTCCCCCAGCCCGTGGACGGTCTCCCCCACCGACAGCGCCAGCTGCTCGTGGACGAAGTGGCGGCCGGCCTGATCCCGGACGATGCCCACACTCTTGGGCAGGCTGCGCGTCAAGATCCCTCGTGCATCGCGGTACTGCACCGACCACGGCGCCCCGCGCTCGACCCAGACTTCCAGGTCCCCGGTGCGCAGCCAGCCGCCGTCATCGTCGACGCCGGCCTGCACCGAAGGCATCACCGCAGGCGTGGACGTGTTGCGCGCCGATGCGGCGGCTGAGCTGGCCGCTGAGGTCGCGTCGGTCGAGGCAGCTGCGGGGTGCAGGTCAAATCGGGGGCCGGGCCGTGCCGAGCCGGCGTGGTGCACGATGCGGGTGCGGATGACGCCTTCAGCAGGGCTGTCGAAGACCACGGTGAGCAGGGCCCGGTTGAGGGTATCGCCGCGATGGTCGATGACCTTGGTGGGGGCATGCACCACCAGCTGGTCGCCGTGCTCGCCAGCTTCGACGCGCAGGTCGTAGGCCTGGGCGGCGTACTGCACGTCGAGACCGGTGCGGGTCAGCCAGTAGCCGTCGGTGAACTTCACAGCAGGGTCAGCCTTTCAGTCCGCCGGCGAGCAGGTCGGTGCGCCAGTACCGCTGGAGGACGAGGATGAGGGCGATGAGCGGGATGACCGAGACGGCCGAGCCGGTGACGATGAGGGGGTACAGGTCGGTGTCGCCGGCGCCCTTGGACAAGAAGGAGTACAGGCCCAGGGTCAGGGGGTACTGGTCCTGGTCCGAGAGCATGATGAAGGGCAGCAGGAAGTTGTTCCAGATGCCGACGAACTGCAGCAGGAAGACGGTCACCAGGCCCTGCACCATCATCGGCAGCGCGATGGAGGTGAAGATCCGCGTCTCCCCCGCCCCGTCGATGCGCGCGGCTTCCAGCGTCTCGTCGGGCAGGGAGGCGGCGCAGAAGACCCGGGCGAGGAAGATGCCGAAGGGGTTGATGATCACCGGTAGCAGGACCGACCAGTAGGTGCCGGCCAGCCCGGCGGCGGCCATCAGCAGGTACTGCGGGACGGCCACGACGATGCCGGGCACCAGCACCCCGGCCAGGACGACGGCGAAGAGGGCCTCACGGCCGCGGAAGCGGAACTTGGCCAGTCCGTAGCCGGCCATGGCCGAGACCAGGGTGGACAGCAGCGCCCCGAGGCCGGCGTACAGCAGGCTGTTGGCCGCCCACCGCCAGAACTGACCGCCGGCGTAGCTGCTCAGCGCGGCGAGGTTGTCCAGCAGGGAGGTGCCGGGGGCGAAGGAGAAGGTGGTGAACAGCTCCCGGGGTGCCTTGGAGGAGGCGATGACGACCCAGGCGACCGGGATCAGGCAGTACAGCGCGCCCAGCAGCAGCACCGCGGTCGCCGGTCCGCCGCCTTTGCGGCGAACACCCCGGGGTCGGGCAGGGCGGGTCGGGCGGCTTGCGCCGGTGCGGGAAGAGATGGTCTGGGTGCTCATCGCTCGCCTCCGAAGGTGGTGCGCTGGAAGAAGCGCAGGACGACGGTGGACAGCAGCAGGGTGCCCACGGCCAGGACCACCGAGGCCGCGGCCGCGCCACCGAGGTTGTCGTTGTCGAAGGCCTCTTGGTAGATCTTCATCAGCGGCACCCACGTGGAGGAGATCGTGGAGGTGAAGGGCCGCAGGGTGGCCGGTTCGCTGTAGAGCTGGAAGGTCCCGATGACGGAGAACAGCCCGGTCAGCACCAGGGCCGGGGCGACCAGGGGCACCTTGATGCGCAGGGCGATCTGGCGTTCGGTGGCGCCGTCGATGCGGGCGGCTTCGTAGATCTCGGTGGGGATGGAGCGCAGGGAGGTGTAGATGACGATCATGTTGAAGCCCACCCCGGACCACAGGGCGATGTTGGCCATGGAGAAGTAGAGGAAGGGGGTGGACAGGAAGTCCAGCGGGCTGGCGCCGAGCCGGGTGGCGATGTAGTTGATGGGGCTGGTGCTGGGCAGGTACATGAACCCCCACAGCAAGGTGGCGATGACGCCGGGCACCGCGTAGGGCATGAAGATGGCGGTGCGGGAGAAGCTGCGAGCGCGCACCGCGGGAGTGTCCAGCAGCAGGGCGAAGAGCAGGGCGAAGCCCAGCACCAGCGGGATCGAGATGCACCCGTAGATCAGGACCCGGCCCAGGCCGGCGAGGAACTCGGGGTCACTCAGGGCGCTGGTGTAGTTCTCCAGCCCGACGAACCCCTCCACCCGGCGCCCGAAGGCACCGCCGCCGCTGACGCGGTAGCCGCGGAAGCTCAGCCACAGCGCGTACGCGATGGGCAGCAGCAGGAACAGCGTGAAGAAGACCGCGGCCGGTGCGACGAACGCCCACGGCGCGACCGCGCGCGGTAGCGAGCCTCGGCGCGATCGCCGCGAGCCCGTTGCGGGGGCGGGGTGCTGCAGGACGGTCATGGGCCATCTTCTCTCATGGGCAGGACGCGGCCGGTACGGGAGGGCGTGGGGCGAGGACGGGGCTGAGCGACCACGGCGGCACGCCGGGGCGTCAACGGTGGGACGTCAACGGTACGGACGGCACGGTCAGGAGACGGTGAAGCCGGACTTCTTCAGGTCGGCGATGATCGCGGCCTGGGTGCTGGCGTACACGTCGCGGAACGAGCCGCCGCCCAGCGCGGCCTCGTTGAGGG
This Kineococcus aurantiacus DNA region includes the following protein-coding sequences:
- a CDS encoding TetR family transcriptional regulator, with protein sequence MLIAKEMFAAHGYWGTSLTAVARAADLSSTGVTHHFPSKDMLMMAVLDHASSSLLPAVDAGSTGLRASMSELARRACADPSSARLVLMLEAEACSADHPAHRWFQHWRRTLRSSARQWALADPTLRLNQTEAEVLGLQVVATCEGLLLHWLADGDFDVVQAVDAAVATLAAGARVCDTSSV
- the yicI gene encoding alpha-xylosidase, with translation MKFTDGYWLTRTGLDVQYAAQAYDLRVEAGEHGDQLVVHAPTKVIDHRGDTLNRALLTVVFDSPAEGVIRTRIVHHAGSARPGPRFDLHPAAASTDATSAASSAAASARNTSTPAVMPSVQAGVDDDGGWLRTGDLEVWVERGAPWSVQYRDARGILTRSLPKSVGIVRDQAGRHFVHEQLALSVGETVHGLGERFGPVVRNGQSVDIWNADGGTSSEQAYKNVPFYLSDRGYGVFVDDPGAVSFEVASEVVSRTQFSVEGHELTYHVIAGPTPLEVLRRYTGLTGRPPRIPEWSFGLWLSTSFTTDYDEATVTSFIEGMAERDLPLSVFHFDCFWMREFHWTDFEWDPRTFPDPQGMLARLHERDLKVCVWINPYIAQQSAAFAEAAAQGYLLRRRDGSVWQTDLWQAGMGIVDFTNPAARAWFAGHLQRLQAMGVDAFKTDFGERIPVDDVVWFDGSDPQRMHNHYAQQYNACVFEALRTHRGEGEAVVFARSATAGGQQFPVHWGGDCYSTFEAMAETLRGGLSLAASGFAFWSHDIGGFEGNPDPAVFKRWLAFGLLSSHSRLHGSSSYRVPWAFDEEAVDVARRFTRLKMRLMPYLAQLAREAHETGAPVLRPMFLEFPHDRAVAHLDTQYMLGPSLLVAPVFTADGTVEYYVPAGRWQHLLTGEVVEGPGWRTERHGFDSLPLLVRPGTVLPVGARFDRPDYDYTDGLVLHCYDLPEASETVLHIPTAGAGDSLTIRVQRDGDQLTASTGDGEPLLGPSPRVIMDLPVNL
- a CDS encoding carbohydrate ABC transporter permease, whose translation is MSTQTISSRTGASRPTRPARPRGVRRKGGGPATAVLLLGALYCLIPVAWVVIASSKAPRELFTTFSFAPGTSLLDNLAALSSYAGGQFWRWAANSLLYAGLGALLSTLVSAMAGYGLAKFRFRGREALFAVVLAGVLVPGIVVAVPQYLLMAAAGLAGTYWSVLLPVIINPFGIFLARVFCAASLPDETLEAARIDGAGETRIFTSIALPMMVQGLVTVFLLQFVGIWNNFLLPFIMLSDQDQYPLTLGLYSFLSKGAGDTDLYPLIVTGSAVSVIPLIALILVLQRYWRTDLLAGGLKG
- a CDS encoding carbohydrate ABC transporter permease, which gives rise to MTVLQHPAPATGSRRSRRGSLPRAVAPWAFVAPAAVFFTLFLLLPIAYALWLSFRGYRVSGGGAFGRRVEGFVGLENYTSALSDPEFLAGLGRVLIYGCISIPLVLGFALLFALLLDTPAVRARSFSRTAIFMPYAVPGVIATLLWGFMYLPSTSPINYIATRLGASPLDFLSTPFLYFSMANIALWSGVGFNMIVIYTSLRSIPTEIYEAARIDGATERQIALRIKVPLVAPALVLTGLFSVIGTFQLYSEPATLRPFTSTISSTWVPLMKIYQEAFDNDNLGGAAAASVVLAVGTLLLSTVVLRFFQRTTFGGER